The following nucleotide sequence is from Primulina tabacum isolate GXHZ01 chromosome 2, ASM2559414v2, whole genome shotgun sequence.
CTAAACCTAACCATACCATGTGATTTGGTTTTAATATCACAATTTGAATGGGTTTGGTTCAATTTCTGAACGACAGTACTATTGATTCATGGAGAACGGCCAACAATTGTTAGATAGTTTAGAAACTAAATAAGAGCTAATCTCGCTCTTGCATCAATTTCTCCTTACCTTTGAAATACACATTTTTTAAGCAATAGTATAATGGATGAATGCATTTCTACCTCAATTGTTAAACTAAAAAAAATCACGAGTAAACGATTTAATGTAATGGAATTGGTAAAACTTACAATTTCATGGAACAAAAAACAGAGATCTCGTAAGAAACAGATTGTCATATTTTGGAACAGTATTAGTACAAGAAATATGTATTGAGAATAAATTGGCAAACTTAAATAGGCAGCATTCGTTCATACCATATATAAAGAATCACAAATATTCCCCGAAACCATAGTAAAAACATCATGTCGTTGACGGGCCATTCAAACACATGGTGAACAGATAATGAGCATGACCACCATCAGCTGTCCAAGATGGTTGATCAGAATTCAAATAAACTTATTATTCAATACACCTATGTTTCTTATGAAGGGGTGAAAAATCAGACAAAATAAACCTAGAAGGTCGACCCATTCCACCCAAAGTTGGAGCCCTGCAAAAAGAAAACTGATATCAAGGAGGGCAGAAACATGACATGAAATTTACGATGTTTATATTATAAGACAAATATCAAccattattatataaaattacaAACACAAGCAAACCAGTACTTGATATCACAACTACATGGACGATCTCATCAATAGTGAAAGTTCATTCACAAGATTAGTACTGGTGTAAAGCATGCAGACATTGTGCATTTTCTTGGCTCTGACTGGCCTAAACAAGTAGCAAGAATGCAATGAGAAGACCCAAGAACAAAGCCAAGAACATTCAAAAAACAACTTAAAGTGTCGACTTCCTTGCCTTTGTATCATAAAATTTGAGGAAGAATCGTGACTTTGAGACAGACAACTTAGTCTCAAGTATGTTGGCAATAGCACTACTGAGCTTTTTGTTCACATCAGGGTTGAGACCACCAATAGAAACCAGCTCTCCATAAGCAGCAGGCTCTTCCGTCCCTCCAAATGCTATGGGTACAGATCCCTTCAGCACAATCATCACATACTGCAAAGAAGGATGTTGGAATCCTTATTTTCCAAGTTAAGAACTGATAttaaatagaataaaaaatgCTTCTACTTTCACACCATTCAACAAGCAACATATTTCATGATCAAGGCCGTAATTCTCTTTGTAGTAGAAATCCTAAAAATTGGAGTAAGGATCTAAATATTGAAATTACGAATCAATGGAAAGTATAAACTGTAAAGTAGATTCAAGTTATAGTTTTCTCATCAATAATAAATCATCAACTCAAGTCCAGTACATCTTGTAACAAGGTTAACACTTAAAAGCACCAATATGGAATAAACCACAAACTAATGAATATAAACATAGTTCCCAAATATTCGTGTTTTCAACATTATAACTTAGGAGTAATTTCT
It contains:
- the LOC142525942 gene encoding uncharacterized protein LOC142525942, with the protein product MPCLNLSTNVSLEGVDTSTVLSEATSAVAKIIGKPEAYVMIVLKGSVPIAFGGTEEPAAYGELVSIGGLNPDVNKKLSSAIANILETKLSVSKSRFFLKFYDTKGSNFGWNGSTF